One segment of Insulibacter thermoxylanivorax DNA contains the following:
- a CDS encoding ABC transporter ATP-binding protein has product MMPLQVEKVTKQYGDKVAVNSIDFKVGEGEIFGLLGANGAGKTTTMRMVLGLIYPDSGRILWKGKGYREELRRIMGYLPEERGLYPKVKVSEQIVYLAELRGMKRQEADKRLKEWLEKFNVSEYYNKRVEELSKGNQQKIQFIAAVIHQPEILILDEAFSGLDPVNVELLKTTVQELRKQGTSILFSSHRMEHVEELCENIIILHRSNTKLQGNLKEIKRQFPKERVVLETEGKVSGLERIPGVREVRETATGYEIRIDHMRAAQEILNTASAQSTVYRFQVMEPTLNDIFIRTVGEIDE; this is encoded by the coding sequence ATGATGCCATTGCAAGTGGAGAAAGTAACGAAGCAATACGGCGATAAAGTCGCCGTGAACAGCATCGACTTCAAGGTCGGTGAAGGCGAGATCTTCGGCCTGCTGGGAGCCAACGGCGCCGGGAAGACGACGACGATGCGGATGGTGCTCGGGCTGATCTATCCCGATTCGGGCCGCATCCTGTGGAAGGGCAAAGGCTACCGCGAAGAACTCCGCCGCATCATGGGGTATCTGCCCGAGGAACGCGGCTTGTATCCGAAGGTGAAGGTCAGCGAGCAGATCGTATACTTGGCGGAACTGCGCGGGATGAAGCGGCAGGAAGCTGACAAGCGCTTAAAGGAATGGCTCGAGAAGTTCAATGTATCGGAGTATTACAACAAACGGGTGGAAGAGCTGTCCAAGGGGAACCAACAGAAGATTCAATTCATCGCGGCAGTCATCCACCAGCCCGAGATTCTCATCCTCGACGAGGCCTTCAGCGGGCTCGACCCGGTTAACGTAGAGCTCCTCAAAACGACGGTGCAGGAACTTCGCAAACAGGGCACATCGATTCTATTCTCCAGCCATCGCATGGAGCATGTGGAAGAACTCTGTGAGAATATCATCATCCTGCATCGTTCGAATACGAAGCTGCAGGGCAATCTCAAGGAGATCAAACGGCAGTTCCCGAAGGAGCGGGTCGTGCTGGAGACAGAAGGCAAGGTGAGCGGTCTGGAGCGCATACCCGGCGTACGGGAAGTACGCGAGACAGCAACGGGCTATGAGATCCGGATCGACCATATGAGAGCTGCGCAAGAGATCTTAAACACCGCCTCCGCCCAAAGCACGGTTTACCGCTTCCAGGTGATGGAGCCGACGCTCAACGATATCTTCATCAGAACAGTAGGTGAGATTGATGAGTAA
- a CDS encoding ABC transporter ATP-binding protein, whose translation MVEEQPAVVLDGVMKKADQFTLGPIDLQIPSGYITAIIGPNGSGKSTLFKILTNLMKADAGFVEVLQMRYPMDEIKLREKIGYMSETLDVIDDSITPREWTKLFSPFYAGWDQRRYKWLMDRFKVEEYKKIKKMSKGMVQAFAFVQALSHSPELLLLDEPSSGLDPIAWSDMIEEIHRFMDEDSAHTVVLATHITEEVRRLADYVVFMYDGQVLGMYEKDQLFEDWKEIWVEGVDTQTSSVQIRDIPGIFRVDRNIPNRWITDDYPRAAAELERLGMRIYQAQPLHLDEIMRCIVDRYREGYGDINHARRIIPS comes from the coding sequence ATGGTTGAAGAGCAACCGGCAGTTGTTCTGGATGGGGTCATGAAGAAGGCGGATCAGTTCACCCTTGGTCCCATCGATCTGCAGATTCCATCGGGGTACATCACAGCGATCATCGGGCCGAATGGTTCGGGGAAGAGCACATTGTTTAAGATCTTGACGAACCTGATGAAAGCCGACGCCGGGTTCGTGGAAGTGCTTCAGATGAGATATCCGATGGACGAAATAAAGCTGAGAGAGAAGATCGGCTATATGTCGGAAACCCTCGATGTGATCGATGATTCGATCACCCCAAGGGAATGGACGAAATTGTTCAGCCCTTTCTATGCGGGTTGGGACCAACGAAGATACAAATGGTTGATGGATCGCTTTAAGGTGGAAGAATACAAGAAGATCAAGAAGATGTCCAAGGGGATGGTGCAGGCCTTTGCTTTCGTCCAAGCGCTCTCCCATTCACCGGAGCTGCTGCTGCTCGATGAACCTTCATCGGGTCTCGATCCCATCGCATGGAGTGACATGATCGAGGAGATTCACCGCTTCATGGATGAGGACAGCGCGCATACCGTCGTCCTTGCTACGCATATTACGGAGGAAGTACGCAGGTTAGCCGACTATGTGGTGTTCATGTATGACGGTCAAGTGCTCGGGATGTATGAGAAGGATCAGCTGTTTGAGGATTGGAAGGAGATCTGGGTAGAAGGGGTTGACACCCAAACCTCTTCCGTCCAGATTCGAGACATCCCGGGAATCTTCCGAGTGGATCGGAATATCCCGAATCGTTGGATCACCGATGACTATCCGCGGGCAGCGGCGGAGCTGGAGCGATTAGGGATGCGGATCTATCAAGCACAGCCGCTCCATCTCGATGAGATTATGCGCTGCATCGTGGATCGATATCGTGAAGGATATGGTGACATCAACCATGCCCGAAGGATCATTCCTTCATAG
- a CDS encoding GntR family transcriptional regulator: MRIPIQISLEHPEPLYHQIKTQLRDLIMGGQLEPGMLLPSIRELAQDLSCSVITIRRVYQDLEAEGLLWTRQGTGTFVANIGEGHMEKHRREVVLSAIREAVDTARRHQYDDDEIREMFEDCLQQRKGED; this comes from the coding sequence ATGCGGATCCCGATCCAGATATCGCTGGAGCATCCCGAACCCTTGTACCATCAGATCAAGACCCAGCTGCGCGATCTGATCATGGGCGGTCAATTGGAGCCGGGCATGCTTCTTCCCTCGATCAGAGAACTGGCACAGGATCTGTCATGCAGCGTGATTACGATACGTCGCGTCTATCAAGACTTGGAAGCGGAAGGCCTGTTATGGACGCGTCAAGGCACGGGAACTTTCGTGGCGAACATAGGAGAAGGACATATGGAGAAGCATCGGCGGGAGGTTGTCCTGTCAGCGATTCGCGAGGCTGTCGATACCGCTCGCCGGCATCAGTATGATGATGATGAGATTCGTGAGATGTTCGAGGATTGCCTGCAGCAACGAAAGGGGGAGGACTAA
- the mgrA gene encoding L-glyceraldehyde 3-phosphate reductase, with the protein MATYIADSKRYDRMVYNRCGRSGLKLPAISLGLWHNFGGVDSLENMRAILRRSFDLGITHFDLANNYGPPPGSAEENFGRILKQDFAAYRDEMIISTKAGYYMWPGPYGEWGSRKYLIASLDQSLKRMGLEYVDIFYSHRFDPNTPLEETMGALDSIVKQGKALYVGISSYDAEQTAEAIKILKELGTPLLIHQPRYNMFDRWIEDGLQDVLEEHGVGSIAFSPLAQGLLTNKYLQGIPEDSRASKDSSPFLHPSDITEEKLSKIRRLNEIAKERGQSLAQMALAWVLRGGRVTSALVGVSRVSQIEDNVKALDNLEFSEEELKRIDEILMD; encoded by the coding sequence ATGGCGACCTACATAGCAGACAGCAAGCGATATGATCGTATGGTCTATAATCGCTGCGGGCGTTCCGGCTTGAAGCTGCCGGCGATTTCCTTGGGGTTATGGCATAACTTCGGCGGAGTAGACAGCCTGGAGAATATGCGGGCGATCCTGCGCCGTTCCTTTGATCTGGGGATTACGCACTTCGACTTGGCGAACAACTACGGTCCGCCGCCGGGATCGGCAGAGGAGAATTTCGGGCGGATCTTGAAGCAGGATTTCGCTGCTTACCGCGATGAGATGATCATCTCGACGAAGGCCGGTTATTATATGTGGCCGGGTCCTTACGGCGAATGGGGATCGCGGAAGTATCTGATCGCCAGCCTCGACCAGAGCCTGAAGCGCATGGGACTGGAGTATGTCGATATCTTCTATTCACACCGCTTCGACCCGAACACGCCGCTGGAAGAGACGATGGGGGCCTTGGACAGCATCGTCAAGCAGGGCAAAGCGCTGTATGTTGGAATCTCGAGCTACGATGCGGAGCAGACAGCGGAAGCGATCAAGATCCTGAAGGAATTGGGCACACCGCTGCTCATCCATCAACCGCGCTATAACATGTTCGATCGCTGGATCGAAGATGGATTGCAGGATGTGCTGGAGGAGCACGGCGTGGGCAGCATCGCCTTCAGTCCGCTGGCCCAAGGGCTGCTGACGAACAAATATCTGCAGGGCATTCCGGAGGACTCGAGAGCAAGCAAGGACAGCTCGCCGTTCCTCCATCCTTCGGATATCACGGAAGAGAAGCTCAGCAAGATTCGCCGCCTGAATGAGATCGCGAAGGAAAGGGGGCAGAGCCTGGCGCAGATGGCGCTTGCTTGGGTGCTGCGCGGGGGCAGGGTGACTTCGGCTCTCGTCGGTGTAAGCCGCGTCAGCCAGATCGAGGACAATGTGAAAGCCCTCGACAACCTGGAGTTCTCGGAAGAAGAGCTGAAGCGCATCGATGAGATCCTGATGGACTGA